The following proteins come from a genomic window of Streptomyces sp. NBC_00539:
- a CDS encoding histidine kinase has protein sequence MTGAVPSALALLGAAALPALGWAGGRWQARRKERATGLDLGTPVERATFHTLHTASLAAPPLRAGLTEDAARKAARRLRSLLGTEALCLTDREAVLAWDGPGADHHERRAMARVARMLESGRSMSLRTDCQRPDCPLKWAVFAPLTGEDGVLGALVAYGSRESAVLVRAATEVARWVSVQLELSELDRSRTRLMEAEIKALRAQISPHFIFNSLAAIASFVRTDPEGARELLLEFADFTRYSFRRHGDFTTLAEELRSIEQYLALAGARFGDRLTVTLQVAPEVLPVALPFLCLQPLVENAVRHGLEDSTARCRITIAARDAGPEAVLTIEDNGVGMDPALLRRILAGERTGSSSGVGLPNVDERMRQVYGDDYGLVIETGIGAGMKVTVRIPKYRPGVHPSGPGERPDRV, from the coding sequence GTGACGGGGGCGGTGCCCTCGGCGTTGGCGCTGCTGGGCGCGGCGGCCCTGCCGGCCCTCGGCTGGGCCGGCGGCAGGTGGCAGGCCCGGCGCAAGGAGCGGGCCACGGGGCTGGACCTGGGCACCCCCGTCGAGCGGGCCACCTTCCACACCCTGCACACCGCTTCGCTGGCCGCTCCCCCGCTGCGGGCGGGGCTGACCGAGGACGCCGCCCGCAAGGCGGCCCGGCGGCTGCGCTCGCTGCTCGGTACCGAGGCGCTGTGCCTCACGGACCGGGAGGCGGTGCTGGCCTGGGACGGGCCGGGCGCCGACCACCACGAGCGGCGGGCGATGGCCCGGGTGGCGCGGATGCTGGAGTCGGGGCGGAGCATGAGCCTGCGCACGGACTGCCAGCGGCCCGATTGCCCCCTCAAGTGGGCGGTGTTCGCCCCGCTGACGGGTGAGGACGGGGTGCTGGGCGCGCTCGTGGCGTACGGCTCGCGGGAGTCGGCGGTGTTGGTGCGCGCCGCGACGGAGGTGGCGCGCTGGGTGTCGGTCCAGCTGGAGCTGTCGGAGCTCGACCGGTCGCGGACCCGGCTGATGGAGGCGGAGATCAAGGCGCTGCGGGCGCAGATCTCCCCGCACTTCATCTTCAACTCCCTCGCGGCGATCGCCTCGTTCGTGCGCACCGACCCGGAGGGGGCGCGGGAACTGCTGCTGGAGTTCGCCGACTTCACCCGGTACTCGTTCCGGCGGCACGGCGATTTCACCACGCTCGCCGAGGAGTTGCGTTCCATCGAGCAGTACCTGGCCCTGGCCGGGGCCCGGTTCGGCGACCGGCTGACGGTGACCTTGCAGGTGGCGCCGGAGGTGCTGCCGGTGGCCCTGCCGTTCCTGTGCCTGCAGCCGCTGGTGGAGAACGCGGTCAGGCACGGGCTGGAGGACTCCACCGCCCGGTGCCGGATCACCATCGCCGCCCGGGACGCGGGTCCGGAGGCGGTGCTGACCATCGAGGACAACGGCGTCGGGATGGATCCCGCCCTGCTGCGCCGCATCCTGGCCGGTGAGCGGACGGGTTCCTCGTCCGGGGTGGGGCTGCCGAACGTGGACGAGCGGATGCGGCAGGTCTACGGGGACGACTACGGACTCGTCATCGAGACGGGGATCGGCGCCGGGATGAAGGTCACGGTCCGGATCCCCAAGTACCGCCCGGGCGTCCACCCGTCGGGGCCCGGGGAGCGGCCCGACCGGGTTTGA
- a CDS encoding sodium/solute symporter, protein MNQTYALTAVTVVVLVTVLVGALGLRISRTTSDFYVASRTVGPRLNAAAISGEYLSAASFLGIAGLVLLQGPEMLWYPVGYTAGYLVLLVLVAAPLRRSGAYTLPDFAEARLESRAVRRIAVLFVVGVGWLYLLPQLQGAGLTLKILTGAPHWVGGVVVATVVTAAVGAGGMRSITFVQAFQYWLKFTALLVPAFFLIGAWAADGAPRATFDAPAVFREHTAVTAAQDMRITLGAPLTLTVTGLVDGRSYTGQPVTLAAGQHTVRARALLRFTPDSVVPDARAEAGLGVSSWSEPLSGNRHHHQLYATYGLVLATFLGTMGLPHVAVRFYTSPDGRTARRTTLVVLGLVGVFYLLPPVYGALGRIYAPELALTGDADAAVLVLPGRMLGGLLGELLGALLAGGAFAAFLSTASGLTMAVAGVLHQDVLPGRRVRTFRFAVVVAMLVPLVGAVASADVPVADAVGLAFAVSASSFCPLLVLGIWWRGLTPPGAVAGLVTGGGAALGAVVATRVGLVPAGWAHTLLAWPAVWSVPLGFLTMVAVSLATRSRVPAGTAATLARLHLPEDVAGDRSGGARWTGR, encoded by the coding sequence GTGAACCAGACGTACGCGCTGACCGCGGTCACCGTCGTCGTCCTGGTCACCGTGCTGGTCGGCGCGCTGGGGCTGCGCATATCCCGTACCACCTCCGACTTCTACGTGGCTTCGCGCACCGTCGGCCCCCGCCTCAACGCGGCGGCCATCAGCGGCGAGTACCTCTCCGCCGCCTCCTTCCTCGGGATCGCGGGGCTCGTGCTGCTCCAGGGGCCCGAGATGCTCTGGTACCCCGTGGGGTACACGGCCGGGTACCTGGTGCTGCTGGTCCTGGTGGCGGCCCCGTTGCGGCGCTCGGGCGCGTACACCCTGCCGGACTTCGCCGAGGCCCGGCTGGAGTCCCGGGCCGTGCGGCGGATCGCGGTGCTGTTCGTGGTCGGCGTCGGCTGGCTGTACCTGCTGCCCCAACTGCAAGGGGCCGGGCTGACGTTGAAGATCCTGACCGGGGCCCCGCACTGGGTGGGGGGCGTCGTCGTCGCGACGGTGGTCACGGCGGCCGTGGGGGCGGGCGGGATGCGCAGCATCACCTTCGTGCAGGCCTTCCAGTACTGGCTCAAGTTCACCGCCCTGCTGGTCCCCGCGTTCTTCCTGATCGGTGCCTGGGCCGCGGACGGGGCGCCGCGGGCCACCTTCGACGCCCCGGCGGTGTTCCGCGAGCACACCGCCGTCACCGCCGCCCAGGACATGCGGATCACGCTGGGCGCGCCACTCACGCTGACGGTGACGGGGCTGGTGGACGGCCGCTCGTACACGGGGCAGCCGGTGACGCTGGCCGCCGGGCAGCACACCGTACGGGCCCGCGCGCTGCTCCGGTTCACCCCGGACAGCGTGGTGCCCGATGCCCGGGCGGAGGCGGGGCTGGGCGTGTCGAGCTGGTCGGAGCCGCTGTCCGGCAACCGGCACCACCACCAGCTGTACGCCACGTACGGGCTGGTCCTGGCCACGTTCCTCGGCACGATGGGCCTGCCGCACGTCGCGGTGCGGTTCTACACCAGCCCCGACGGGCGGACCGCCCGCCGCACCACGCTGGTGGTGCTCGGCCTGGTCGGGGTGTTCTACCTGCTGCCGCCGGTGTACGGGGCGCTGGGCCGGATCTACGCGCCCGAGCTGGCCCTGACGGGGGACGCCGACGCCGCGGTGCTCGTGCTGCCGGGGCGGATGCTGGGCGGGCTGCTCGGGGAGCTGCTGGGGGCGCTGCTGGCCGGGGGCGCCTTCGCGGCGTTCCTGTCCACCGCGTCGGGGCTGACGATGGCGGTGGCCGGGGTGCTGCACCAGGACGTGCTGCCGGGGCGGCGGGTGCGGACGTTCCGGTTCGCGGTGGTGGTGGCGATGCTGGTGCCGCTGGTGGGGGCGGTGGCCTCGGCGGACGTGCCGGTGGCGGACGCGGTGGGGCTGGCCTTCGCGGTGTCGGCGTCGTCGTTCTGCCCGCTGCTGGTGCTGGGCATCTGGTGGCGGGGACTGACCCCGCCGGGCGCGGTGGCGGGGCTGGTCACCGGTGGCGGGGCGGCGCTGGGAGCGGTGGTGGCGACCCGGGTCGGGCTCGTGCCGGCGGGCTGGGCGCACACCCTGTTGGCGTGGCCGGCGGTGTGGTCGGTCCCGCTGGGGTTCCTGACGATGGTGGCGGTGTCCCTGGCCACCCGTTCCCGCGTCCCCGCCGGTACGGCGGCGACGCTGGCCCGGCTGCACCTGCCGGAGGACGTCGCCGGGGACCGGAGCGGGGGCGCGCGGTGGACGGGGCGGTGA
- a CDS encoding IS701 family transposase yields the protein MARVVLPEDSAKEISELIDVLISLFFESLPRRDQRNWARVYLNGLVRTNGKKTIRNLAGTGASSVEQSLQQFISKSPWDWTPVRRSLAQHIERTAQRPLAWVVQPMVIEKAGDRSVGVGRQFVPQLGRTANCQQAGGIWLASSEASFPVEWTLTLPGPWTSELLRRRRAGIPDTARSLTPAQDAVHAVQRMAATWQLQRRPVVMEVSNSDLPQCIESFALQDIPFVFKVDGSLPVSFGGSGRHKPGPHTAPARELIDSLRSQRRVVEWTRHGRAEGAVTLLTSASILATPGEDRPAPAPPTPLLLVGAWTEAALLPSEFWITNIGDRPLAQLFLLAKLTDRVSLDFAETCEPVGIRDFEGRSFRGWHHHATLASVAHAARLLGSAGTRLPEPAALPYQGPARPRPAAVLPPRPLIPGQVARREYIR from the coding sequence ATGGCTCGCGTAGTCCTGCCGGAGGATTCCGCAAAGGAAATCTCCGAGTTGATCGACGTCCTGATCTCTTTGTTCTTCGAGTCATTACCCCGGCGGGACCAGCGAAACTGGGCCCGCGTATATCTCAACGGTCTCGTGCGGACCAACGGGAAGAAAACGATCCGCAACCTCGCCGGGACCGGGGCCAGTTCCGTCGAACAGAGCCTCCAGCAGTTCATCAGCAAGTCCCCGTGGGACTGGACCCCCGTACGCCGCTCCCTCGCCCAGCACATCGAACGCACCGCCCAGCGACCGCTGGCCTGGGTGGTGCAGCCGATGGTCATCGAGAAGGCCGGCGACCGCTCCGTCGGCGTGGGCCGCCAGTTCGTCCCCCAGCTCGGCCGCACCGCCAACTGCCAGCAGGCGGGCGGCATCTGGCTCGCCTCCAGCGAGGCCAGCTTCCCGGTCGAATGGACCCTCACCCTCCCCGGGCCCTGGACCAGCGAACTGCTGCGCCGGCGCCGGGCCGGCATCCCCGACACGGCGCGCTCGCTCACCCCCGCCCAGGACGCCGTGCACGCAGTCCAGCGCATGGCCGCCACCTGGCAGCTCCAGCGGCGCCCGGTGGTGATGGAGGTCTCCAACAGCGACCTCCCGCAGTGCATCGAGTCCTTCGCGCTCCAGGACATCCCCTTCGTCTTCAAGGTCGACGGCTCACTGCCCGTCTCCTTCGGCGGGTCCGGACGCCACAAGCCCGGACCGCACACCGCGCCGGCCCGGGAACTCATCGACTCCCTGCGCTCCCAGCGCCGGGTCGTCGAATGGACCCGCCACGGCCGCGCCGAAGGCGCGGTGACCCTGCTGACCTCGGCTTCCATCCTCGCCACTCCCGGCGAGGACCGGCCCGCCCCCGCGCCGCCCACCCCGCTGCTGCTCGTCGGGGCCTGGACGGAGGCCGCCCTGCTGCCGTCGGAGTTCTGGATCACCAATATCGGGGACCGGCCGCTCGCCCAGCTCTTCCTGCTGGCCAAGCTCACCGACCGGGTCTCCCTCGACTTCGCCGAGACCTGCGAACCCGTCGGGATCCGCGACTTCGAGGGCCGCTCCTTCCGCGGGTGGCACCACCACGCCACCCTCGCCAGCGTCGCCCACGCCGCCCGGCTGCTGGGCAGCGCCGGCACCCGCCTTCCCGAACCCGCGGCCCTGCCCTACCAGGGCCCGGCCCGGCCCCGCCCGGCGGCCGTCCTGCCGCCGAGGCCGCTCATACCCGGGCAGGTCGCACGCCGGGAGTACATACGCTGA
- a CDS encoding XdhC family protein, with protein MLDIAGELRTWCAERRDFALATVIAVSGSAPRGPGASLAVDAAGTALGSLSGGCVESAAHELCLEAIATGEGGVHRFGYSDDDAFAVGLTCGGVLDVLITPVRGHDPVRPVLRAVLDHAEAGTRTALARVVAGPPRQLGRALAVHADGSYEGHLGGGPDLDRAAAERVRDLLLAGRTGTAELGTAGGLCGQPLTLLVESAAEPPRLIVYGAIDFAAALARIGAFLGHRVTVCDARAVFATPARFPGADEVVVQWPHRHLAAEWEAGRLDARTAVCVLTHDAKFDVPLLALALRLPLAYVGAMGSRRTHAERAARLREEGLSEAALARLRSPIGLDLGGGTPEETALAIAAEFTAVRHGGTTTPLAARPGPVHRRVLPVGGPAGRG; from the coding sequence ATGCTCGACATCGCGGGGGAACTGCGCACCTGGTGCGCCGAGCGGCGCGACTTCGCGCTCGCCACCGTCATCGCCGTCAGCGGGAGCGCGCCGCGCGGCCCCGGTGCCTCGCTGGCCGTCGACGCCGCCGGCACCGCCCTCGGCTCCCTGTCCGGGGGCTGCGTCGAGTCCGCCGCCCACGAGCTGTGCCTGGAGGCGATCGCCACCGGGGAGGGGGGCGTCCACCGCTTCGGGTACAGCGACGACGACGCCTTCGCGGTAGGGCTGACCTGCGGTGGGGTCCTGGACGTGCTGATCACCCCGGTACGCGGGCACGACCCCGTGCGCCCCGTCCTGCGCGCGGTGCTCGACCACGCCGAGGCCGGCACCCGCACCGCGCTCGCCCGGGTGGTCGCCGGGCCGCCCCGGCAGCTCGGCCGGGCGCTGGCCGTCCACGCCGACGGCTCCTACGAGGGCCACCTGGGCGGCGGCCCCGACCTGGACCGGGCCGCCGCCGAACGGGTACGGGACCTGCTGCTCGCCGGGCGGACCGGCACCGCCGAGCTGGGCACGGCCGGCGGGCTGTGCGGGCAGCCCCTGACCCTGTTGGTCGAGTCGGCCGCCGAGCCGCCCCGGCTGATCGTCTACGGGGCCATCGACTTCGCCGCCGCCCTGGCGCGGATCGGGGCCTTCCTGGGGCACCGGGTCACCGTCTGCGACGCCCGGGCCGTCTTCGCCACCCCGGCCCGCTTCCCCGGCGCCGACGAGGTCGTCGTCCAGTGGCCGCACCGCCACCTCGCCGCCGAATGGGAGGCGGGCCGCCTCGACGCCCGTACCGCCGTCTGCGTCCTGACCCACGACGCGAAGTTCGACGTACCGCTGCTGGCCCTCGCCCTGCGGCTGCCGCTCGCGTACGTGGGGGCCATGGGGTCGCGGCGCACCCACGCCGAGCGGGCCGCCCGGCTGCGGGAGGAGGGCCTGTCCGAGGCCGCGCTGGCCCGGCTGCGCTCACCCATCGGCCTGGACCTGGGCGGCGGCACCCCCGAGGAGACCGCCCTCGCCATCGCCGCCGAATTCACCGCCGTCCGCCACGGCGGAACCACGACTCCCCTGGCCGCCCGGCCCGGCCCGGTGCACCGGCGGGTGCTCCCGGTGGGCGGGCCGGCCGGGCGGGGATGA
- a CDS encoding ATP-binding protein — MSDPELRSALRELEIFAGLTEEQLDWLVSVTEPRVLADGDVLFRDGDEATCFHVLLAGGLVVTKVIDGREEVLTRHSTEEESAAAEEHDGKPSAAHRFTGELPLLTDGSYVATASASGPATTVVGYPKPVFFEMLSRCHGVAAVLLPVLAWRIKSSEVQARKRATVEALGTLAAGLAHELNNPAAAVARAAQELAPALERLTRTAHAWGAAASGAERSLLDRLTDELDKLPPPQTSDPLAQADAEEEITDWAEEAGTERPGLLGSGVSDLGLELGWLLERLEGIGEPALPAALDHLAALLEIRSLAAELRAAGPRISQLVAATRDYANLDRAPEQRFPVTEGLENTLVVLRSKLSGITVVREYEPGLPELTGYPGELNQVWTNLVDNAAEAMEGAGTLTLRARAEGVCMVVEVVDTGRGIPEDVLPRIFEPFYTTKDVGKGTGLGLHLSYRIVTQRHHGSLAARSRPGETRMVVRLPLATPPAATAAGSRTS; from the coding sequence ATGAGCGACCCGGAGTTGCGGTCCGCCCTGCGCGAGCTGGAGATCTTCGCCGGTCTCACCGAGGAGCAGCTGGACTGGCTGGTCTCGGTCACCGAGCCCCGGGTGCTGGCCGACGGCGACGTGCTCTTCCGCGACGGGGACGAGGCCACCTGCTTCCACGTGCTGCTCGCGGGAGGCCTCGTCGTCACCAAGGTCATCGACGGCCGGGAGGAAGTGCTCACCCGCCACTCCACCGAGGAGGAGAGCGCCGCGGCCGAGGAGCACGACGGCAAGCCCTCCGCCGCGCACCGTTTCACCGGGGAGCTGCCGCTGCTGACGGACGGCTCCTACGTGGCCACCGCGTCCGCGTCCGGTCCCGCGACCACCGTCGTCGGCTACCCCAAGCCGGTGTTCTTCGAGATGCTGTCCCGCTGCCACGGCGTGGCCGCCGTGCTGCTGCCCGTACTTGCCTGGCGGATCAAGTCCTCCGAGGTGCAGGCCCGCAAACGGGCCACCGTGGAGGCACTGGGCACCCTCGCGGCGGGCCTCGCGCACGAGCTGAACAACCCGGCGGCCGCGGTGGCGCGCGCGGCGCAGGAGCTCGCCCCCGCCCTGGAGCGGCTGACCCGCACCGCGCACGCCTGGGGCGCGGCCGCCTCGGGGGCCGAACGCTCCCTGCTGGACCGGCTCACCGACGAGCTGGACAAACTGCCGCCGCCGCAGACCTCCGACCCGCTGGCGCAGGCGGACGCCGAGGAGGAGATCACCGACTGGGCCGAGGAGGCGGGCACCGAGCGGCCGGGGCTGCTCGGCTCGGGCGTCTCGGACCTCGGCCTGGAGCTGGGCTGGCTGCTGGAGCGGCTGGAGGGGATCGGGGAGCCGGCCCTGCCGGCCGCCCTGGACCACCTGGCGGCGCTGCTGGAGATCCGCTCCCTGGCCGCCGAGCTGCGGGCCGCGGGCCCGCGCATCTCCCAGCTCGTCGCCGCCACCCGCGATTACGCCAATCTCGACCGCGCCCCCGAACAGCGCTTCCCGGTGACGGAAGGACTGGAGAACACGCTGGTCGTGCTCCGGTCGAAGCTCTCCGGCATCACCGTGGTGCGTGAGTACGAACCCGGCCTGCCCGAACTGACGGGCTATCCAGGCGAGTTGAACCAGGTGTGGACCAACCTCGTCGACAACGCGGCCGAGGCCATGGAAGGGGCCGGCACCCTCACCCTGCGCGCCCGGGCGGAGGGCGTGTGCATGGTCGTGGAGGTCGTCGACACCGGCCGGGGCATCCCCGAGGACGTCCTGCCGCGGATCTTCGAGCCCTTCTACACCACCAAGGACGTGGGGAAGGGGACGGGGCTGGGGCTGCACCTCAGCTACCGGATCGTGACCCAGCGCCACCACGGGTCGCTCGCGGCCCGCTCCCGTCCGGGGGAGACCCGGATGGTCGTCCGGCTGCCGCTCGCCACACCGCCGGCGGCGACCGCCGCCGGTTCCCGCACCAGTTGA
- a CDS encoding nuclear transport factor 2 family protein codes for MATYDISKLHPVFVRQMEALAALDIEAVMKNYTDDAVLLRFEGASVGIEAVRETFTGYLSVKPTLVELQEYIETEDTIFYRAIMNLNGQPEHAFGTLVVRDGRIWRQTAGFGS; via the coding sequence ATGGCCACGTACGACATCTCCAAGCTGCACCCGGTCTTCGTCCGCCAGATGGAGGCGCTCGCCGCCCTCGACATCGAGGCGGTCATGAAGAACTACACGGACGACGCCGTGCTCCTGCGCTTCGAAGGGGCCTCGGTGGGCATCGAGGCCGTCCGCGAGACGTTCACCGGCTACCTCTCGGTCAAGCCCACGCTGGTCGAACTCCAGGAGTACATCGAGACCGAGGACACGATCTTCTACCGCGCGATCATGAACCTGAACGGTCAGCCGGAGCACGCGTTCGGGACACTTGTGGTCCGCGATGGCCGGATCTGGCGTCAGACCGCCGGGTTCGGCAGCTGA
- a CDS encoding TMEM175 family protein, protein MERETGRVEAFSDGVFAIVITILVLELKVPKETGSEFWSGVWEQWPHYAAYVVSFLIIGVMWVNHHTIFSHLKRVDRPLLFLNLLVLMVVSVIPYTTTVLAEHLMEEGGSANAAAILYSSVTVAYALAFLAFWWYVTRVGHLFHERVDKEGARATRMRFGLGAVAYPMTVLLSFFSAPLTLVAHFLIALYYAANQIPIPLVVEEERLATAGDLRK, encoded by the coding sequence ATGGAGCGCGAAACCGGACGCGTCGAGGCATTCAGCGACGGCGTGTTCGCCATCGTCATCACCATTCTCGTTCTGGAACTGAAAGTTCCGAAAGAAACGGGATCGGAGTTCTGGAGCGGGGTGTGGGAGCAGTGGCCGCATTACGCCGCCTATGTGGTGAGTTTCCTCATCATCGGCGTGATGTGGGTGAACCACCACACCATCTTCAGTCACCTCAAACGGGTCGACCGCCCGCTGTTGTTCCTGAATCTCCTGGTGCTGATGGTGGTGTCGGTGATCCCGTACACCACCACCGTGCTCGCCGAACACCTCATGGAGGAGGGCGGATCGGCCAACGCGGCCGCCATCCTCTACAGTTCGGTCACCGTGGCGTACGCCCTGGCCTTCCTCGCCTTCTGGTGGTACGTCACGCGGGTCGGCCACCTCTTCCACGAACGGGTGGACAAAGAAGGCGCCCGGGCGACCCGAATGCGGTTCGGCCTGGGGGCGGTCGCCTACCCCATGACGGTGCTCCTGTCCTTTTTCTCCGCACCGCTCACTCTGGTCGCACACTTCCTGATCGCGCTCTACTATGCGGCGAACCAGATCCCGATCCCACTCGTGGTAGAGGAAGAGCGGCTCGCAACTGCCGGCGACCTCAGGAAGTAG
- a CDS encoding GuaB1 family IMP dehydrogenase-related protein yields the protein MRFLNDQKPPYDLTYDDVFMVPSRSAVGSRQGVDLSSPDGTGTTIPLVVANMTAIAGRRMAETVARRGGLVVIPQDIPIEVVTDVISWVKTRHLVLDTPITLAPTQTVADALSLLPKRAHGAGVVVDADNRPVGVVTEHDLSGVDRFTQLSEVMSKELLLIDAGIDPREAFNKLDAGHRKLAPAVDEDGRLVGILTRKGALRATLYTPATDANGKLRIAAAVGINGDFVGKAKQLLDAGVDTLVIDTAHGHQESMISAIKAVRALDPHVPIVAGNIVAAEGVKDLIDAGADIIKVGVGPGAMCTTRMMTGVGRPQFSAVLECAAEAKKYGKHVWADGGVRHPRDVAMALAAGASNVMIGSWFAGTYESPGDLQQSADGRFYKESFGMASARAVQNRTSEESAYDRARKGLFEEGISTSRMFLDPARPGVEDLIDSIIAGVRSSCTYAGAGSLAEFEEKAVVGVQSAAGYAEGKPLHASWS from the coding sequence GTGCGTTTCCTCAATGACCAGAAGCCGCCGTACGACCTGACGTACGACGATGTGTTCATGGTGCCGAGCCGGTCCGCGGTCGGTTCCCGTCAGGGCGTCGACCTCTCCTCGCCCGACGGCACCGGCACCACCATTCCGCTCGTCGTGGCCAACATGACCGCCATCGCGGGACGCCGGATGGCCGAGACCGTCGCCCGCCGCGGCGGCCTCGTCGTCATCCCGCAGGACATCCCGATCGAGGTCGTCACCGACGTCATCTCCTGGGTCAAGACCCGCCACCTCGTGCTGGACACCCCCATCACCCTGGCGCCCACCCAGACCGTCGCCGACGCCCTGTCCCTGCTGCCCAAGCGGGCCCACGGCGCCGGAGTCGTCGTCGACGCCGACAACCGGCCCGTCGGCGTCGTCACCGAGCACGACCTGAGCGGCGTGGACCGCTTCACGCAGCTCTCCGAGGTCATGTCGAAGGAGCTGCTGCTCATCGACGCCGGCATCGACCCCCGCGAGGCCTTCAACAAGCTGGACGCCGGTCACCGCAAGCTGGCCCCGGCCGTCGACGAGGACGGCAGGCTCGTCGGCATCCTGACCCGCAAGGGCGCCCTGCGCGCGACCCTGTACACCCCGGCGACCGACGCCAACGGCAAGCTGCGCATCGCCGCGGCCGTCGGCATCAACGGCGACTTCGTCGGCAAGGCCAAGCAGCTGCTCGACGCGGGCGTGGACACGCTCGTCATCGACACGGCCCACGGCCACCAGGAGTCGATGATCAGCGCGATCAAGGCCGTCCGCGCGCTGGACCCGCACGTCCCGATCGTGGCGGGCAACATCGTCGCCGCCGAGGGCGTCAAGGACCTGATCGACGCCGGTGCGGACATCATCAAGGTCGGTGTGGGCCCCGGCGCCATGTGCACCACCCGCATGATGACCGGTGTGGGCCGCCCGCAGTTCTCGGCGGTGCTGGAGTGCGCCGCCGAGGCCAAGAAGTACGGCAAGCACGTGTGGGCCGACGGCGGCGTCCGCCACCCGCGCGACGTGGCGATGGCGCTGGCCGCCGGTGCGTCCAACGTGATGATCGGCTCCTGGTTCGCCGGGACGTACGAGTCCCCGGGCGACCTCCAGCAGTCCGCCGACGGCCGGTTCTACAAGGAGTCGTTCGGCATGGCGTCCGCGCGCGCCGTGCAGAACCGCACCTCGGAGGAGTCCGCGTACGACCGGGCGCGCAAGGGCCTGTTCGAGGAGGGCATCTCCACCTCGCGGATGTTCCTGGACCCCGCGCGGCCCGGCGTCGAGGACCTGATCGACTCGATCATCGCCGGCGTGCGGTCTTCCTGCACGTACGCGGGCGCGGGTTCCCTCGCGGAGTTCGAGGAGAAGGCCGTGGTCGGCGTCCAGTCGGCGGCCGGCTACGCGGAGGGCAAGCCCCTGCACGCCAGCTGGAGCTGA
- a CDS encoding LytR/AlgR family response regulator transcription factor: MLRVLAVDDEKPLLEELLYLLRSDARVSSAVGAQDATEALRRVTRALESGPDGPDGIDVVFLDIHMAGLTGLDIARLLAGFARPPLVVFVTAHEGFAVQAFDLKAVDYVLKPVRPQRLAEAVRRACAQLERPTGPAADPALPVQRTPAPGATATDRSTEQIAVELGGVTRFVAIADIAYVEAQGDYARLHTGDGSHLVRIPLSTLEERWAARGFVRIHRRHLVALGRIDELRLDGGTTSVRVGSAELQVSRRHSRELRDLLMRHATG, translated from the coding sequence ATGCTGCGCGTACTCGCCGTCGACGACGAGAAGCCCCTCCTGGAGGAACTCCTCTACCTGCTGCGCTCCGACGCGCGGGTGAGCAGCGCCGTGGGTGCCCAGGACGCCACGGAGGCCCTGCGCAGGGTCACGCGGGCGCTGGAGAGCGGACCGGACGGGCCCGACGGCATCGACGTGGTCTTCCTCGACATCCACATGGCCGGGCTGACCGGGCTGGACATCGCCCGGCTGCTGGCCGGGTTCGCCCGTCCCCCGCTGGTGGTGTTCGTCACCGCGCACGAGGGGTTCGCCGTCCAGGCCTTCGACTTGAAGGCGGTGGACTACGTGCTCAAACCGGTGCGGCCGCAGCGGCTGGCGGAAGCCGTCCGCCGGGCGTGCGCCCAGCTGGAAAGGCCCACCGGACCCGCGGCGGACCCGGCCCTGCCCGTGCAGCGCACGCCGGCCCCCGGGGCCACCGCCACCGACCGGTCCACCGAGCAGATCGCGGTCGAACTGGGCGGGGTGACCCGCTTCGTGGCGATCGCCGACATCGCGTACGTGGAGGCCCAGGGCGACTACGCCCGGCTGCACACCGGCGACGGCAGCCACCTGGTGCGGATCCCGCTGTCGACCCTGGAGGAACGCTGGGCGGCGCGCGGCTTCGTCCGGATCCACCGGCGCCACCTGGTGGCTCTCGGCCGGATCGACGAACTGCGGCTCGACGGGGGAACCACCAGCGTCCGCGTGGGGTCGGCGGAGCTCCAGGTCAGCCGCCGCCACTCGCGGGAGCTGCGGGACCTGCTGATGCGGCACGCGACCGGCTGA